The Pelodiscus sinensis isolate JC-2024 chromosome 10, ASM4963464v1, whole genome shotgun sequence genome has a segment encoding these proteins:
- the MRPL44 gene encoding large ribosomal subunit protein mL44 isoform X2: MALSSEKPNWDYHAEIQAFSHRLHENFSLELLKTAFVNSCYIKSEEKKRQELGLDKEAAALNLQDNHKLSEQGVMLSRSYLTRCFEDAYPKMPSEGIQALVDYLTSRELVSYVAKNLSIQDLTLCAEFPVPPSVLQQTFFAVIGALFESSGPQKTGIFIRDFLIPQLIGKELFEIWNVINPMGLLVEELAKRNIAAPEPRLTRQSGANTVLPLYFVGLYCDKKLISEGPGETLLAAEEEAARVALRKLYGYTENRRPWDYSKPREEWTAEKAISSS, encoded by the exons ATGGCACTGAG TTCAGAGAAGCCTAACTGGGATTACCATGCAGAGATACAAGCTTTTAGCCACCGATTACATGAAAACTTTTCATTGGAGCTCCTCAAAACTGCATTTGTTAATTCTTGCTATATTAAAAGTGAGGAGAAAAAACGCCAAGAACTTGGGCTAGACAAAGAAGCAGCTGCCCTCAATCTCCAGGATAATCACAAACTTTCTGAACAAGGGGTAATGCTTTCACGCTCTTACCTCACTCGGTGCTTTGAAGATGCTTATCCAAAGATGCCCTCTGAAGGGATACAAGCTCTCGTTGATTATCTCACCAGCCGGGAACTTGTGTCTTATGTGGCCAAAAACCTATCCATACAAGACTTGACACTTTGTGCAGAGTTTCCTGTTCCACCTAGTGTGCTACAGCAGACTTTCTTTGCTGTAATAGGAGCATTATTTGAAAGCAGTGGACCTCAGAAAACTGGGATATTTATCAGG GACTTCTTAATTCCTCAACTGATTGGAAAAGAGCTGTTTGAAATCTGGAATGTTATAAACCCAATGGGTTTGCTAGTGGAGGAGTTGGCCAAGAGGAATATAGCTGCTCCAGAACCAAGACTTACAAGGCAGTCAGGAGCCAATACAGTTCTACCACTGTACTTTGTTGGATTATACTG TGATAAGAAGCTTATAAGTGAAGGTCCTGGAGAAACCCTGTTAGCTGCAGAGGAAGAAGCTGCCCGGGTGGCATTGCGGAAACTGTATGGGTACACTGAGAACAGGAGACCATGGGACTACTCCAAGCCAAGAGAGGAATGGACAGCAGAAAAGGCTATTAGCAGCAGTTAG
- the MRPL44 gene encoding large ribosomal subunit protein mL44 isoform X1 — MATGLLQGLLLRVPRRLLGAAGSAGRGSFCLQQPQRRDKKLWLRAYLEQERLKAPAMRRSEKPNWDYHAEIQAFSHRLHENFSLELLKTAFVNSCYIKSEEKKRQELGLDKEAAALNLQDNHKLSEQGVMLSRSYLTRCFEDAYPKMPSEGIQALVDYLTSRELVSYVAKNLSIQDLTLCAEFPVPPSVLQQTFFAVIGALFESSGPQKTGIFIRDFLIPQLIGKELFEIWNVINPMGLLVEELAKRNIAAPEPRLTRQSGANTVLPLYFVGLYCDKKLISEGPGETLLAAEEEAARVALRKLYGYTENRRPWDYSKPREEWTAEKAISSS; from the exons ATGGCGacagggctgctgcagggcctgtTACTGAGGGTGCCGCGTCGCCTCCTCGGTGCTGCCGGCAGCGCCGGGCGGGGCTCGTTCTGCCTGCAACAGCCGCAGCGCCGGGACAAAAAGTTGTGGCTCCGCGCCTACCTGGAGCAGGAGCGGCTGAAGGCGCCCGCCATGCGCCG TTCAGAGAAGCCTAACTGGGATTACCATGCAGAGATACAAGCTTTTAGCCACCGATTACATGAAAACTTTTCATTGGAGCTCCTCAAAACTGCATTTGTTAATTCTTGCTATATTAAAAGTGAGGAGAAAAAACGCCAAGAACTTGGGCTAGACAAAGAAGCAGCTGCCCTCAATCTCCAGGATAATCACAAACTTTCTGAACAAGGGGTAATGCTTTCACGCTCTTACCTCACTCGGTGCTTTGAAGATGCTTATCCAAAGATGCCCTCTGAAGGGATACAAGCTCTCGTTGATTATCTCACCAGCCGGGAACTTGTGTCTTATGTGGCCAAAAACCTATCCATACAAGACTTGACACTTTGTGCAGAGTTTCCTGTTCCACCTAGTGTGCTACAGCAGACTTTCTTTGCTGTAATAGGAGCATTATTTGAAAGCAGTGGACCTCAGAAAACTGGGATATTTATCAGG GACTTCTTAATTCCTCAACTGATTGGAAAAGAGCTGTTTGAAATCTGGAATGTTATAAACCCAATGGGTTTGCTAGTGGAGGAGTTGGCCAAGAGGAATATAGCTGCTCCAGAACCAAGACTTACAAGGCAGTCAGGAGCCAATACAGTTCTACCACTGTACTTTGTTGGATTATACTG TGATAAGAAGCTTATAAGTGAAGGTCCTGGAGAAACCCTGTTAGCTGCAGAGGAAGAAGCTGCCCGGGTGGCATTGCGGAAACTGTATGGGTACACTGAGAACAGGAGACCATGGGACTACTCCAAGCCAAGAGAGGAATGGACAGCAGAAAAGGCTATTAGCAGCAGTTAG